Proteins from a single region of Halichoerus grypus chromosome 13, mHalGry1.hap1.1, whole genome shotgun sequence:
- the ST8SIA3 gene encoding alpha-N-acetylneuraminate alpha-2,8-sialyltransferase ST8SIA3: MRNCKMARVASVLGLVMLSVALLILSLISYVSLKKENIFTTPKYANPGAPRMYMFHAGFRSQFALKFLDPSFVPITNSLTHELQEKPSKWTFNRTAFLHQRQEILQHVDVIKNFSLTKNSVRIGQLMHYDYSSHKYVFSISNNFRSLLPDVSPIVNKHFNICAVVGNSGILTGSRCGQEIDKSDFVFRCNFAPTEAFQRDVGRKTNLTTFNPSILEKYYNNLLTIQDRNNFFLSLKKLDGAILWIPAFFFHTSATVTRTLVDFFVEHRGQLKVQLAWPGNIMQHVNRYWKNKHLSPKRLSTGILMYTLASAICEEIHLYGFWPFGFDPNTREDLPYHYYDKKGTKFTTKWQESHQLPAEFQLLYRMHGEGLTKLTLSHCA; the protein is encoded by the exons ATGAGAAATTGCAAAATGGCCCGGGTCGCCAGTGTGCTGGGACTGGTCATGCTCAGCGTCGCCCTGCTGATTTTATCGCTCATCAGCTACGTGTCCCTGAAAAAGGAGAACATCTTCACCACTCCCAAGTACGCCAACCCAGGGGCGCCCCGAATGTACATGTTCCACGCGGGATTCCG GTCACAGTTTGCGCTGAAGTTTCTAGATCCGTCATTTGTGCCCATTACGAATTCTCTGACCCACGAACTCCAAGAGAAACCTTCTAAGTGGACATTTAATCGGACAGCGTTTTTACATCAAAG gcAAGAAATTCTTCAGCATGTCgatgtaataaaaaatttttctttgaccAAGAATAGTGTTCGGATCGGACAACTGATGCACTATGATTACTCCAGCCATAAATATGTTTTCTCTATTAGCAATAACTTCCGATCACTGCTTCCAGATGTGTCACCCATTGTGAAtaagcattttaatatttgtgCTGTGGTTGGAAATAGTGGGATCCTGACAGGGAGCCGGTGTGGACAAGAAATAGATAAGTCAGATTTTGTTTTCCGTTGCAATTTCGCCCCTACGGAGGCTTTCCAAAGAGATGTTGGAAGGAAAACCAACCTTACCACCTTCAATCCCAGCATTCTGGAAAAATATTACAACAATCTCTTGACCATTCAGGACCGTAACAACTTTTTCCTCAGTTTAAAAAAGCTCGATGGGGCCATTCTTTGGATCCCTGCATTTTTCTTCCACACTTCAGCAACTGTTACCAGGACATTAGTTGACTTTTTTGTTGAACACAGAGGTCAGTTAAAGGTCCAATTGGCTTGGCCTGGAAATATAATGCAACATGTCAACAG GtactggaaaaacaaacatttgtcACCCAAACGGCTGAGCACAGGTATTCTTATGTACACCCTTGCATCAGCAATATGTGAAGAGATCCACTTGTATGGATTTTGGCCTTTTGGATTTGACCCCAACACAAGGGAAGATCTTCCATACCATTACTATGACAAAAAAGGAACCAAATTTACCACCAAGTGGCAGGAGTCACACCAGCTGCCTGCCGAGTTCCAGCTGCTGTACCGAATGCATGGGGAAGGGCTCACCAAGCTGACTCTGTCACACTGTGCCTAA